A DNA window from Argopecten irradians isolate NY chromosome 10, Ai_NY, whole genome shotgun sequence contains the following coding sequences:
- the LOC138332594 gene encoding uncharacterized protein, with protein sequence MTTVTETNNDDKGYGDKDDKGYGDKDDKGYGDKDYKGYGDKDIDDKGYGDIDDKGYGDKDDKGYGDKYAKGYGDKYVKGYGDKDDKGYGDKYDKGYGDKDKDDQVTETKT encoded by the coding sequence ATGACAACGGTTACGGAGACAAACAACGATGATAAAGGTTACGGAGACAAAGATGACAAAGGTTACGGAGACAAAGATGACAAAGGTTACGGAGACAAAGATTACAAAGGTTACGGAGACAAAGACATAGATGACAAAGGTTACGGAGACATAGATGACAAAGGTTACGGAGACAAAGATGACAAAGGTTACGGAGACAAATATGCCAAAGGTTACGGAGACAAATATGTCAAAGGTTACGGAGACAAAGATGACAAAGGTTACGGAGACAAATATGACAAAGGTTACGGAGACAAAGACAAAGACGACCAGGTTACAGAGACAAAGACATAG
- the LOC138333364 gene encoding kelch-like protein 24 — METKMDESDCSWTGTNPKVVTGSDRPHFREFFNNEDFSDVKVFCGNKEFFGHKIVLSSCSEVFRTMLSSEWCNVDHLTLEENCQMEEVFAQFLEFLYTWKITFNEENITPLLMLADKYMVEGLIRLGITYMIENLSQENVVPWYKFSLQFNIDALYKKCVTFLGTNFDVFFANRELVKLEVSELMPILDSGTLVTRSEVEIFFLIVKWMNCYDRAINPAETMENMAKLMSLVRFPMMAPQELEIAENVPNFWSGPLEKYLLSLHKGYKFHLTGSRTLNKEDERYYVPRIYIRDAVSSVLPNVTSRKFIPRHTCVTDSELI, encoded by the exons ATGGAGACAAAAATGGATGAGTCTGATTGTTCCTGGACCGGAACAAATCCAAAAGTTGTAACAGGATCTGACCGTCCCCATTTCCGTGAATTCTTCAACAATGAAGATTTCAGTGATGTCAAAGTCTTCTGCGGAAACAAAGAGTTCTTTGGTCACAAGATTGTCCTCTCCTCCTGCAGTGAAGTTTTCCGTACCATGCTCTCCTCA GAGTGGTGTAATGTGGATCACCTAACCCTGGAAGAGAACTGCCAGATGGAAGAAGTATTTGCTCAGTTCTTGGAATTTCTTTACACTTGGAAGATTACATTTAATGAGGAAAACATCACGCCTCTCCTTATGTTGGCTGACAAGTATATGGTGGAGGGCCTTATCCGCCTTGGCATTACCTACATGATAGAAAACCTCTCTCAAGAGAATGTCGTCCCTTGGTACAAGTTTTCTCTACAGTTTAACATAGATGCTTTGTATAAGAAGTGTGTCACTTTCCTGGGCACAAACTTTGATGTCTTTTTTGCGAATCGTGAACTTGTCAAACTAGAAGTTTCAGAACTCATGCCGATTCTTGATTCAGGGACATTAGTCACAAGGTCCGAGGTTGAAATCTTCTTCCTGATTGTGAAGTGGATGAATTGTTATGATCGAGCTATCAATCCGGCAGAGACCATGGAAAATATGGCAAAGTTGATGTCTCTAGTAAGGTTTCCCATGATGGCTCCCCAGGAGTTGGAGATCGCAGAGAATGTCCCAAACTTTTGGTCGGGGCCATTGGAGAAGTATTTATTGAGTTTGCACAAGGGCTACAAATTCCACTTAACTGGATCAAGAACTTTAAATAAAGAAGATGAACGGTACTACGTACCTCGGATCTACATCAGAGATGCGGTCAGCAGTGTACTGCCAAATGTCACCTCCAGAAAATTTATACCCCGTCACACATGTGTCACAGATTCAGAGCTAATATGA